One Phalacrocorax carbo chromosome 12, bPhaCar2.1, whole genome shotgun sequence genomic window carries:
- the DPCD gene encoding protein DPCD: MAVPSWLERLRAASKTALVQDGKRKIHYLFEDGKEMAEEYDLKTSQLVSRKWREKNTLGGSGKWQVEVGEPTSTLLGPLESELIKESSSNPVFMRKDTLSSFQWRIRNLPYPKEVYSVSVEKEQRCCVVRTTNKKYYKKFSVPDLDRYQLPLDAAALNFTHANNTLIITYQKPKEILAAEEQLQKELKKIKAANNGDGDCKTQ, encoded by the exons ATGGCGGTGCCGAGCTGGCTGGAGCGGCTGCGGGCCGCCAGCAAGACAGCGCTGGTGCAGGACG GGAAGCGGAAGATCCACTACCTGTTCGAGGATGGGAAAGAGATGGCCGAAGAGTATGACTTGAAGACCAGTCAGTTAGTGA GTAGAAAATGGCGAGAGAAGAACACCCTTGGCGGCTCCGGCAAGTGGCAGGTTGAAGTGGGAGAACCAACATCAACGCTCCTGGGACCACTGGAGTCAGAGCTCATAAAGGAAAGCAGCTCCAAT CCTGTCTTCATGAGGAAGGATACCCTGAGCAGCTTCCAGTGGCGGATCCGTAACCTGCCCTACCCCAAGGAGGTCTACAGCGTCTCTGTGGAGAAGGAGCAGCGCTGCTGTGTTGTCCGGACCACGAACAAGAA ATACTACAAAAAGTTCTCTGTTCCTGACCTGGACCGATACCAGCTCCCCTTGGATGCAGCTGCCCTGAACTTTACCCACGCCAACAATACCCTGATCATCACG TACCAGAAGCCAAAGGAGATCCtggctgcagaagagcagctgcagaaggagctgaagAAGATAAAGGCAGCTAACAATGGGGATGGTGATTGTAAGACCCAGTAG